The genomic region GACCTGGGTCCAGTGCGAGTCTCCCAGATGTCTGAAGTGGAGACTGGTACCAAAGAGTGATGAAACGGTGGCTGAGCTGGACCATGGCAGGTCCTGGCACTGTCATATGAACCCAGACCCTCTGTTCAGCCACTGCAGCATCCCTCAGGGCCCTTTCCCCAACAACTCCCAGTTCAAGGAACATGGCCTGAAGGTTGTGTACTCCGGGCTGCCTGTCGGGAGCCTGGTGCTGGTGAAAGCATGTAACTGGCCATGGTACGGGATGGTTGGCAGTCAGTGCTTATGTGCCCGTTTCCAGGACTCAGATCAAGGCTAGGCCTAATTATCTTTTTAGTCCAGAAGTAGGTTTAATATAGTTCCATGAAAACAGGCACTAACCCTCGGCCTAAATATCTTTTTAGTCCAGAAGTAGGTTTAATCTAGTTCCATGAAAACAGGCACTAACCCTCGGCCTAAATATCTTTTTAGTCCAGAAGTAGGTTTAATATAGTTCCATGAAAACAGGCACTAACCCTCGGCCTAAATATCTTTTTAGTCCTGAAATATGTTTCATTTAGTTCCATGAAAACCGTCCCTTAGCTACTACAGTTAGTTCTATTGATTTCATCCATACCAGTGTTAGGCCTTAGATAAAGTGTTAACAAATCATTGTTGCTCTCTCCAGGTGGCCAGCCATTCTAAGTCCAGACCCCAACGAGGAGGAGTATGTGAGGCTGGACAGCGAGGGTTACGTGGAGCACTACCATGTTGAATTCCTGGGGAAACCTCATACCAGATTCTGGGCTGCTGCCAAGCATGTAGAACTCTACCACAACTCCTCCACTAAAGTATGTATCTTTTCATTTCTGTGCCAGTTTAATGTTCGTTAGTGAAGGCGAATAGAGATGAAAGATTCAGTGATATAACGAGACatactgtcacactctgaccatagttTGCACTGTTTGTGTCTATGGTTTGGTTGGTCGGGGTGTgctatgagtgggcattctatgttgtatgtctagtttgtctgtttctatgttttggttggtcagtgtgtgatatgagtgggcattctatgttgtatgtctagtttgtctgtttctatgttttggttggttggggtgggctatgagtgggcattctatgttgtatgtctagtttgtctgtttctatgttttggttggacagtgtgtgatatgagtgggcattctatgttgtatgtctagtttgtctgtttctatgttttggttggtcggggtgtgatatgagtgggcattctatgttgtatgtccaGTTTGTCTGTAtgatgtgtttggcctgatattgttctcaatcagaggcaggtgttagtcgttgtctctgattgggaactatatttaggtagcctgttttgtgttgtggggtgtgggtgattgttcctgtttccagtGTTGGTGTTCAcgttacgggactgtttcggctCTGTTCATTTTGtcagtttattgttttttttttgttcgtTGTTCAAGTATTCTATTAAAATGGATAATCgtcacgctgcatcttggtcttcCTCTCTTTGGCCTGACGAAGAACGTTACACATACTCTATCTTGGAGGAAgttaaaaacattttaaacattTTGCGCCGTTTTTTTTCTTCCAGACACAGATTTAGCCTGGTCCTAAAACTAGAATAAAACCTCTCAATGGAGAATCtctaataaaaaaaaatgttgttttttttttaaattccaaaactaggcttaatctgtgtctgagaaacaaaataaatacttttttttttttttaaatccggcATAGCCCAGATACAGGAACCTGCGAGGCGCTATGAGGAAGTCGTATGAGGTGGCGATGGAGGAGGTGGACAAGGTCAGGGAGATGGGCTGTGAGGAGAGACTGCAGATCAGCCACTTCCAGACACAGGATTGTGAGTAGACGTCCATCTGAATAACGCCATTGACAGAGTCTCTGAGGTACCATTGATAGAGTCTCTGAGGTACCATTGACAGAGTCTCTGAGGTACCATTGATAGAGTCTCTGAGGTACCATTGACAGAGTCTCTGAGGTACCATTGACAGAGTCTCTGAGGTACCATTGACAGAGTCTCTGAGGTACCATTGACAGAGTCTCTGAGGTACCATTGACAGAGTCTCTGAGGTACCATTGACAGAGTCTCTGAGGTACCATTGATAGAGTCTCTGAGGTACCATTGATAGAGTCTCTGAGGTACGGGTTCCAATGTTTCATATTTGAAGGAACTTTCATATTTGAAATCTGTTTCATATTTGAAATCTGTTTCATATTTGAAATCTGTTTCATATTTGAAGGAACTTTCATATTTGAAATCTGTTTCATATTAGAAGGAACTTTCATATTTGAAATCTGTTTCATATTTGAAATCTGTTTCATATTTGAAATCTGTTTCATATTAGAAGGAACTTTCATATTTGAAATCTGTTTCATATTTGAAATCTGTTTCATATTAGAAGGAACTTTCATATTTGAAATCTGTTTCATATTTGAAATCTGTTTCATATTTGAAATCTGTTTCATATTTGAAATCTGTTTCATATTAGAAGGAACTTTCATATTTGAAATCTGTTTCATATTAGAAGGAACTTTCATATTTGAAATCTGTTTCATATTTGAAATCTGTTTCATATTAGAAGGAACTTTCATATTTGAAATCTGTTTCATATTAGAAGGAACTTTCATATTTGAAATCTGTTTCATATTTGAAATCTGTTTCATATTAGAAGGAACTTTCATATTTGAAATCTGTTTCATATTTGAAATCTGTTTCATATTAGAAGGAACTTTCATATTTGAAATCTGCTTCATATTAGAAGGAACTTTCATATTTGAAATCTGTTTCATATTTGAAATCTGTTTCATGTTTGAAATAGGCAGATAAAATACATTCAGATATTTGCAGATGGTGCCGTGCTGTTGTCCAACTAGTTCTGTGATGATAATGCGTTGATTCTGTGTTGCATGATGTGACCCCCCCTAtgactgtgtgtcagtgttgAGTCAGGCTCAGAGGTTAATGCATGCTATTGAGAGGATGCTCAGACAATACTCCAACCAGCAGGACAACCAGGACAAGGTAGAGACATTTTAGGTTCTAGTAACTTCTGTATTTTACTAACAATCTCCTGGGTATCCAGTATCCACTGCTATTAGGATGTTTCTGCAGACAACAAGACAACAATATGTGACACTGTACATACAGCCAATTGATTTGACTATTTTCAATGAGATAAAATGGCCGCCGCCATGTGTTGTATTTCCCtacatgttatgtgtgtgttggtgttgtgACAGCGGGACCAGAGGATTAGGATGTGGGATGCCGGCATCGAGGAGGACGGAGACACTCTGATCATAGAAGGGTTCCGGTTTGACAGCGCCACCTGTCTGGAGGACCTGATGACTACAGGAAACAAGAAATAAGAGAAAAAAATTAAAcaagattttttattttaacatttcCAGATAGTTTTTTTCTTCGAGACATGTTCATCCTTTCCCCTTAAAGTGCTTTATATTGTATGATATTTATTTGAAGTGTTATATTTTTCTAAAATATTGTTAAAGACAATATACATTGTGGTGACTGGAAGTATTTAATTTTTAttattcctttatttaactaggcaagtcagttaagaacaaattcttattttcaatgacggcctgggaacagtgggttaactgcctgttcaggggcagaacgacagatttgtaccttgtcagctcagggatttgaacttgcaaccttttgattactagtccaatgctgtaaccactaggctaccctgcaaccCCTGAAGAAGCATTCAACCTCAGTACAGTCTTGCCTGTTTGGCCTGTTTGTTAAGTCTTTCTCTGTGTTCATTCATTCTCAAGGTGTCATcgtatgttgttgttatgttgttgttcCAGTGCAATACGGCTGCATGTTGTGTTCCTCATGCTGTTTAACGTCCAGAGAATGTAGGAAATAAACCTTGGTATCAGACAAGAGAACCACGGTAGTGCAGCGACAATCACTGCTTAATTGCCTCAGGATAATGTACTATATATAGcaggataatgtactgtatatagcagtatggtgcaggataatgtactgtatatatcagtATGGTGGATAATGTACTACATCATATAGcaggataatgtactgtatatggcagTATGGAGCAGGATACTGTACTACATCATATAGcaggataatgtactgtatttagctgTATGGAGcaggataatgtactgtatatagcaggATAATGTACTGTGTATAGCAGTATAGTGcaggataatgtactgtatatagcagtATGGAGcaggataatgtactgtatatggcagGATAATGAACTGTATATAGCAGTATAGTGcaggataatgtactgtatatggcagTATGGAGcaggataatgtactgtatatggcagtatggtgcaggataatgtactgtatatggcagGATAATGAACTGTATATAGCAGTATAGTGcaggataatgtactgtatatggcagtatggtgcaggataatgtactgtatatggcagTATGTAGcaggataatgtactgtatatggcagGATAATGAACTGTATATAGCAGTATAGTGcaggataatgtactgtatatagcagtATGGAGcaggataatgtactgtatatggcagGATAATGAACTGTATATAGCAGTATAGTGCAGGATAATGTACTACATCATATAGCAGGATAATGTACTGTGTATAGCAGTATGGTGcaggataatgtactgtatatagcagtATGGAGCAGGATAATGTACTGCATATGGCAGGATAATGAACTGTATATAGCAGTATAGTGcaggataatgtactgtatatagcagtATGGAGCAGGATAATGTACTGCATATGGCAGTATAGAGCAGGATAATGTATTATATAGAGCAGGATAATGTACCATATATAGCATTATGGTGCAGGATAATGTACTATATATAGcatgataatgtactgtatatggcagGATAATGAACTGTATATAACAGTATAGTGcaggataatgtactgtatatagcagtATGGAGcaggataatgtactgtatatggcagGATAATGAACTGTATATAGCAGTATGGTGcaggataatgtactgtatatggcagTATGGAGcaggataatgtactgtatatggcagTATAGAGCAGGATAATGTACTATATACAGCAGGATAATGTACCATATATAGCATTATGGTGCAGGATAATGTACTATATATAGCATGATAATGTACTGCATATAGCATTATAGTGCaggataatatactgtatatagcagtATGTTcaggataatgtactgtatatatcagtATGGAGcaggataatgtactgtatatggcagTATGGAGcaggataatgtactgtatatggcagTATAGAGcaggataatgtactgtatatagcagtatggtgcaggataatgtactgtatatggcagTATGGAGcaggataatgtactgtatatgacagtatagtgcaggataatgtactgtatatggcagtatagtgcaggataatgtactgtatatatcaataTGGAGCAGGATAATGTACTATTTATAGCAGGATAATGTACCATATATAGCATTATGGTGCAGGATAATGTACTATATATAGCCGCATGGTGcaggataatgtactgtatatagctgtATGGTGCATGATAATGTACTACATATAGCAGTATGGAGcaggataatgtactgtatatatcattATGGCGTAGGATAATGTACTGTGTATAGCAGTATGGTGcatgataatgtactgtatacagcatgataatgtacagtatatagcaggataatgtactgtatatagcaggataatgtactgtatatagcagtATAGTGaaggataatgtactgtatacaaCATTATTAGCTTGGGTTTGGCCATGAAGCATGACACTCCACTACATCCTACCGTCATCCTACCAGTCTAAACAGCTTCACTGTGGCAGAGATGTTCTGTCTACTTGAAGTTTTCGGTTCTTAGCTGGTCAGCAGCTTTTCAGGTTATTTGACTCCTGGTTTATTGTTTTAAACACAGAGTCTGTGAGGGTCTTCATACGTTTCTAGTTTGTCATAAACACAGAGTCTGTGAGGGTCTTCATACGTTTCTGGTTTGTTATAAACACAGAGTCTGTGAGGGTCTTCATACGTTTCTGGTTTGTTTTAAACACAGAGTCTGTGAGGGTCTTCATACGTTTCTGGTTTGTTTTGAACACAGAGTCTGTGAGGGTCTTCATACGTTTCTGGTTTATTCATCACGGTGTCGTGGAGGTTGTTAGAAATGGGTGActctagttatctctctctctagagttctTTGATAACGAACACAATGGTTTGGAGTGTGAAAGAAGGATATGTATAAAATAACCTCGTACCTACTGTAAAACATGGTGGTGGATctgtgatgttatggggctattcagcctccactggtcctgggatccttgttaaggtcaacggcattaTCAACTTTTAGATAAAAACCTGGTtgtctctgccaggaggctgaaacttggccacaagtggatcttccagcaagacgataaccccaagcacacatcaatatccacaaagaaatggttaattgaccacaaaatcaagtCTCCGTACTTGAagcccattgaaaacctgtggtgtGAATTGAAGAGAGTCAGTCCATAAGCACAGACAGAGGATATCAATGATCTgaaaggattctgtatggaggactgTTCTAAGATCCCTCacaatgtgttctagaatctcagaaaacattttagaataagtctcaGTACCTTTATCCTCacaatgtgttctagaatctcagaAAACATTCTAGAATAAGTCTCTACCTTTATCCTCACAAGGTGTTCTAGAATCTCAGAAAACATTCTAGAATTAGTCTAAGTACCTTTATTCTCACAAGGTGTTCTAGAGTCTCAGAAAACATTCTAGAATAAGTCTCAGTACCTTTATCCTCACAAGGTGTTCTAGAATCTCAGAAAACATTCTAGAATAAGTCTCAGTACCTTTATCCTCACAAGGTGTTCTAGAATCTCAGAAAACATTCTAGAATAAGTCTCAGTACCGTTATCCTCacaatgtgttctagaatctcagaAAACATTCTAGAATAAGTCTCAGTACCTTTATCCTCACAAGGTGTTCTAGAATCTCAGAAAACATTCAAGAATAAGTCTCAGTACCTTTATCCTCacaatgtgttctagaatctcagaAAACATTCTAGAATAAGTCTCTACCTTTATCCTCACAAGGTGTTCTAGAATCTCAGAAAACATTCTAGAATTAGTCTAAGTACCTTTATTCTCACAAGGTGTTCTAGAATCTCAGAAAACATTCTAGAATAAGTCTCAGTACCTTTATCCTCACAAGGTGTTCTAGAATCTCAGAAAACATTCTAGAATAAGTCTCAGTACCTTTATCCTCACAAGGTGTTCTAGAATCTCAGAAAACATTCTAGAATAAGTCTCAGTACCGTTATCCTCacaatgtgttctagaatctcagaAAACATTCTAGAATAAGTCTCAGTACCTTTATCCTCACAAGGTGTTCTAGAATCTCAGAAAACATTCAAGAATAAGTCTCAGTACCTTTATCCTCacaatgtgttctagaatctcagaAAACATTCTAGAATAAGTCTCAGTACCGTTATCCTCacaatgtgttctagaatctcagaAAACATTCAAGAATAACTCTCAGTACCTTTATCCTCacaatgtgttctagaatctcagaAAACATTCTAGAATACGTCTCAGTACCTTTATCCCCGTAAGGGGAGGGTGCCGGAGTATTGAAAACGGGTGCCAATAAAAATCTCTTCTCTGGGCAATTGTATTagtagtggtggaaaaagtacccaaatgtcatatttgagtaaaagtatagataccctaatagaaaatgactcaagtagaagttagtcacccagtgaaatactacttgagttaaagtctaaataaaagtatttggttttaaatatacttaagtatcaaaagtaaatataaatcatttcaaattcaggcaccatttacataaaaaaaaatgttttgaattTTTTACATTgactgatagccaggggcacactagccaatagagatgaccagggatgttctcttgataagtgtgtgaattgggctACTTTCCTGCCCTGCTAAGTTtcaaaaatgtaatgagtacatttgggtgtcaggaaaaatttactttttttttttgagTCTACCAGATAGCtcagtatttatatttttgctcatcTAAAGGGTGAACTGACTCAACATGTTGGGGGGTTTTTGTAATATATTGAGTTGTTGAATAGGAACAAAAGACAAATACTGAACTATTTTGTGTGGTGCAAACCTTTTAAAGGATATGATGGATGCCACCGGCACACTTTCCTCATCAGTCCACAAACAACTTGTGGTGGCGAGTACTGGTCGAAGATACAACGTAGAAGTACTGGTCGAAGATACAATGTAGAAGTACTGGTCGAAGATACAATGGAGAAGTACTGGTCGAAGAGACAATGTAGAAGTACTGGTCGAAGATACAATGTAGAAGTACTGGTCGAAGATACAATTATAGAAGTACTGGTCGAAGAGACAATGTAGAAGTACTGGTCGAAGATACAATGTAGAAGTACTGGTCGAAGATACAATGTGGAAGTACTGGTCGAAGATACAATGGAACTTGAAACTCTGAAAAAACTAATTTTAACGTTTATATTTCGCTGTTAATATGTTGTCAACCTACTGTGGGGTATATCCTGAAATATTAGGATGATAAGTAAACATTTTTAGCAAATATTTACTAAATGTGTTTTGCGCCAAATTGGTAAAATGCAATGCAGTGGAACATCTGAatcctcacatcctctcacaactCAAGGTAGGCTTACTAggactgcttgtgtgtgtgtgtgtgttttcgttTATCAGCTGTGAAAAAAATGTGAGTTTGGGTGGGGAGGGACCAAGccaatactgtatattataacagacaggatggggAAGGACCAAGccaatactgtatattataacagacaggatggggAGGGACCACGccaatactgtatattataacagacaggatggggAGGGACCAAGCCAATACTGTATATAACAGACAGGATGCACTAGACAGTatatatacaatacagtataaatGTAGACCTTGTGCACTAGACAGTATGTATACTGTGAATTCTCTTGTACACAGTAGGCTGGTTTGTGAATCTTTGGCCTGTGTTCCAGAATGCTTTAGACAAGGCCTCATGTCCTTGATAGGttgacgacagacagacaggcaggcagacagaaagacaggggaaTGTGATGCTGCAGCCATGGCTTTCCTTTTAATTACACTGCAGAGCTGCTCCTGAGAGctcagtgaggtgtgtgtgtgtgtgtgtgtactgcaaaCTACATCTTGGTAGTTGCTGCATGACATTGCCTACTTCGGGTCATAAAAGTGTATTGTGAGTTTGTCCCATTGTGAGTTTGTCCCATACTGTGCGTAGTAAAATGACACTGCTGATGTTGAATAGGAAAACAGCTAATTGAATAAGTAGAATCTCCCATCCAACCCGCTGTTTAAAGAAGGACGAGCTCTATGATCTGATATTGCTTTAATAAACCACCACACTTCCTCTGAAACATCCTATTAACGTTGCGTTGCCTGTTTATCATAAGACTGGCGCTCATACAGTTTCACACACTTTCCAGACTACCTGCAGGGCTTTATACCCTGAAGGGGAATTAGTTGAAATAACCAGACGACCTGCAGTGTTTTATATCCTGAAGGGGAATTAGTTGACATAACCAGACTACCTGCAGGGCTTTATACCCTGAAGGGGAATTAGTTGAAATAACCAGACTACCTGCAGGGCTTTATACCCTGAAGGGGAATTAGTTGAAATAACCAGACGACCTGCAGTGCTTTATACCCTGAAGGGGAATTAGTTGAAATAACCAGACTACATGCAGGGCTTTAAACCCTGAAGGGGAATTAGTTGACATAACCAGACTACCTGCAGTGTTTTATACCCTGAAGGGGAATTAGATGACATAACCAGACTACCTGCAGGGCTTTATACCCTGAAGGGGAATTAGTTGAAATAACCAGATTACCTGCAGTGTTTTATACCCTGAAGGGGAATTAGTTGAAATAACCAGATTACCTGCAGTGTTTTATACCCTGAAGGGGAATTAGTTGAAATAACCAGATTACCTGCAGTGTTTTATACCCTGAAGGGGAATTAGTTGACATAACCAGACTACCTGCAGTGTTTTATACCCTGAAGGGGAATTAGTTGAAATAACCAGACTACCTGCAGTGCTTAGCGAGAAAATTAATAGCGATAAAATTCATCACTTACCTTTGAAATtcttcatctggttgcaatcaCAAGGGTCCCAGCTCCACaataaatggttgttttgttcgataaagtccctctttatatcccaaaaacgtTGTGTTCAGTAACCCACTGGCTCAAAGGAGGTCAAAACACGCAGACTAATGCATCCTAATAGTAACGGTAAAGTTCGttaaaacatgtaaaacaacgtttataattcatcctcaggttgtcaattatctaaataattgataatatttcaaccggacaaaagcgtattcaatagaaaggaaaaacaacgaaGAGCACGCACACGGTCATGTGCGCAAACCAGTACTGCATGATTCCCCAGTCCCCTGACCAGAAGGTCTTTACTCGTCGTTTctcagaaaacaagcctgaaaccatgtctaaagactgttgacatctagtggaagccataggaactgcaatatgGGCCCTAACCCATTAGATAGTCAATAGGCTGTCAATGGGAAAACCACCcgcatcaaaaaaaaaaaatcccatttcctggatggattttcctcaggttttcgcctgccatatcagttctgtttttctcacagacattatttgaacagttttagaaacttcagagtgttttctatccaatgcatatcctagcttctgggcacgtcagtcatccgAAATTGAGGGAACAGCAGCACTCTGGCTCtgcctgtttgtttttttgccaatGAGATTCTGTTGGTATTTCTCAGAATGCATTCTATCGTGTTTTGAGCAGGCAAATTAGAGCACGGGAGGGTCGGCGTATGACTCCAAATCAAAGTATGTGAACCGGAACACGGAGGGCACTTCTCCTATGCATACTCCGTTTGTAAAAACGTTTTTAAAGCAACAGGCATCGATGCAAGCTGCAACAGAATGTATGCAAAGAAATATGACTCAACCACGTAATAACAACATTTCTTGAAATCAATAGAGGCCATTATTTGAGCTGAAGCCAGAGAAGATACACTCCGACTTTGGAATTAAATGTTCACTACtcacattattttttatttttcctttatttacccaggcaagtcagttaagaacaaattcttattttcaaagacggcctaggaacagtgggttaactgcctgttcaggggcagaacgacagatttgtaccttttcagctccggttactagtacaacactctaaccactaggctaccctactgtTAGGGCTACTAGTACtgttagggctaactggctagctactagtACTGTTAGGGCTACTAGTACTGTTAGGGCTAACTGGCTGGCTACTAGGCTACCCGGCCGCCCCACATCTCATATGATGCCCGACTACAATATTTGTTATCTTTTATCTTTAGCACTGTtggggctaactggctagctactagtACTGTTAGGGCTACTAGTACTtttagggctaactggctagctactagaATAGTACTGTtggggctaactggctagctactagtACTGTTAGGGCTACTAGTACTGTTAGGGCTACTAGTGTTGTTGGGGCTACTAGTACTGTTAGGGCTAACTTGCTGGCTACTAGTACTGTtatggctaactggctagctactagaCTAGTACtgttagggctaactggctacCTACAAGTACTGTTAGGGCTACTAGTACTGTTATGGCTACTAGTACTGTTAGGGCTACTCGTACTattagggctaactggctagctactagaCTAGTACTGTTAGTGCTAACTGGCTACCTACAAGTACTGTTAGGGCTACTAGTACtgttagggctaactggctagctactagtACTGTTAGGGCTACTAGTACTGTTATGGCTAACTGGCTGGCTACTAGTACtgttagggctaactggctagctactagtACTGTTAGGGCTACTAGTACTGTTATGGCTAACTGGCTGGCTACTAGTACtgttagggctaactggctagctactagtATTGTTAGGGCTACTAGTACTGTTaaggctaactggctagctactagtACTGTTAGGGCTACTCATACTGTTAGGGCTACTAGTACtgttagggctaactggctagctactagaCTAGTACTGTtggggctaactggctagctactagtACTTTTAGGGCTAACTGGCTGGCTACTAGTACtgttagggctaactggctagctactagaCTAGTACtgttagggctaactggctagctactagtactgttagggctactagtactgttagggctaactggctagctactagtACTGTTAGGGCTACTAGTACTGTTAAGGCTAACTGGCTGGCTACTAGTACTGTTAGGGCTACTAGTACAGTTAGCGAGCCAGATAGCCACGAAGAATTGACATCTACCTTGCATAACATTAGTTTTAGATCATTTTTGCCTGTTAAACCAGCTGGGTTAGCCACATTATTACGATTCACATATAGCTAGCAGATAGTTATGAAGTAAAATGTTTTGTGTAT from Oncorhynchus masou masou isolate Uvic2021 chromosome 29, UVic_Omas_1.1, whole genome shotgun sequence harbors:
- the LOC135519844 gene encoding zinc finger CW-type PWWP domain protein 2-like, producing MSLLPDLNANEDETSYYADKTWVQCESPRCLKWRLVPKSDETVAELDHGRSWHCHMNPDPLFSHCSIPQGPFPNNSQFKEHGLKVVYSGLPVGSLVLVKACNWPWWPAILSPDPNEEEYVRLDSEGYVEHYHVEFLGKPHTRFWAAAKHVELYHNSSTKPRYRNLRGAMRKSYEVAMEEVDKVREMGCEERLQISHFQTQDLLSQAQRLMHAIERMLRQYSNQQDNQDKVETF